The region CGTATTCCGGGTGTTGAAAATGAGCAACGTAATAATGTGATTCTGGGTAAGTTAGAAGGAAATAATCCAGCCGGGTCGGTGAAAGACCGACCTGCGCTGTCGATGATCATGCGCGCTCAAGAGCGTGGGGAAATTAGACCTGGCGATACCTTAATTGAAGCTACCAGTGGTAATACTGGTATTGCATTGGCAATGACTGCTGCCATGTTGGGTTACAAGATGGTTTTAGTAATGCCAGAGAATCAAAGTATTGAGCGTCGTCAAAGTATGGCTGCTTATGGCGCTGAACTCATCCTAACTGCAGCATCTGGTGGTATGGAATTTGCTAGAGATTACGCACTTCAGCTTCAAAGGGAAGGTCGCGGTAGATTGCTCGATCAATTCGCTAATCCTGACAATCCAAGAGCGCATCTTGAAACTACAGGCCCAGAAATTTGGCGTGATACCGATGGTCAGATCACCCACTTTGTTTCAGCTATGGGCACAACAGGAACGATTACAGGGGTTTCAACTTATCTCAAGTCTATGAATCCGGCTATCCAAATTATTGGAGCGCAACCTGAAGAGGGTTCGCAAATTCCAGGTATCCGCAAATGGGCACCAGAATATTTACCAAAAATTTATCAGGGCGATAGAGTAGATCGCATCGAGTATGTGACTCAAGCAGATGCTGAGGATATGGCTCGTCGCTTGGCGGTAGAGGAAGGAATCTTTTGTGGCATCTCAGCCGGAGGAGCGCTGGTGGTGGCTTTGCGTATCGCTAGGCAAGTTGAAAATGCCACAATTGTCTTTATTGTCTGCGATCGCGGTGATCGCTATTTATCTACAGGTGTATTTCCTGCGTAAGCTTAGCCTGTAGTTTTGCTAGCAGACTTTGATTTTTTCTTTCCGCTAGACTTTTTTGCTGGCACTGTTTCGTGACTTGCTTTGCTGTTAGTTGCCTTGGGTGAAGCTTCAATTGGAACTACACTGCGGTTCTTGTATCCCAAAGCTTCTGCGAATTCAGCCACACTCTGAGCATAAAAGTAGCTGCGGTTGTATTGAACAATCGTGAGAAAGTTATTCAGACCTACAAAGTATTGCACTTGATCTGCGCCATCTTTATCTGGATAGGGTAGATCCACAATCATGGCTTTACTTTGCGGCTCAACGCCACCACGTTGAAGATCGCCTTGCTGTTTACTCAGAATGCCTTTTTCAATCAATTCGGCAACGGTGTATTTCAG is a window of Polynucleobacter asymbioticus QLW-P1DMWA-1 DNA encoding:
- the cysM gene encoding cysteine synthase CysM — protein: MSKPDYLTISQTVGNTPLVRLQRIPGVENEQRNNVILGKLEGNNPAGSVKDRPALSMIMRAQERGEIRPGDTLIEATSGNTGIALAMTAAMLGYKMVLVMPENQSIERRQSMAAYGAELILTAASGGMEFARDYALQLQREGRGRLLDQFANPDNPRAHLETTGPEIWRDTDGQITHFVSAMGTTGTITGVSTYLKSMNPAIQIIGAQPEEGSQIPGIRKWAPEYLPKIYQGDRVDRIEYVTQADAEDMARRLAVEEGIFCGISAGGALVVALRIARQVENATIVFIVCDRGDRYLSTGVFPA